From a region of the Paralichthys olivaceus isolate ysfri-2021 chromosome 4, ASM2471397v2, whole genome shotgun sequence genome:
- the p2rx7 gene encoding P2X purinoceptor 7 isoform X5 has translation MSRVFLFQVPSNGRTCKTDRDCERGAWDKQSHGILTGSCVKFDVLKKTCEVSAWCPIETKNTPPRPALLAAAENFTVLVKNNIRFPAFNFIRRNILPQMNDAYLRSCQRDNDSLCPIFRLGDMVREAGERFSDMAIEGGVIGMLIKWDCNLDWLTRRCLPKYSFRRLDEKESNKTLYPGLNFRFAKYNTVNGAEERTLYKAFGIRFDVMVFGQAGRFSFIQLIIYIGSTLSYYALTTLFLDWLIGTSCYSAEVGQIYSKRKVESVRDQRKCVLCVSYVDENNIRLVKRSLKKSLRDVKPVSVLPRQEDTGHLRAVLCLLQPGVHMDQDARPPPDQEADPKPKAPRPAWCRCNCCTPSSLPQEELCCRRSDGACITSSPLFKQLVLHRPLLEAVLMYRDPLSPPADGGLTSALRHCAYRQYISWRFGVPPPDAHPAIPSCCVRRVRESYPSPDGRYSGFTPARTVSMQGCADGHA, from the exons ATGTCCAGAG TGTTTCTGTTCCAGGTTCCCAGTAACGGCCGGACGTGTAAGACTGACAGAGACTGTGAGAGAGGAGCCTGGGACAAACAGAGCCACG GGATTCTGACGGGATCGTGTGTGAAGTTTGACGTGTTGAAAAAAACCTGCGAGGTGTCGGCCTGGTGCCCGATAGAAACGAAGAACACTCCTCCGAG ACCTGCTCTTCTGGCAGCAGCTGAGAACTTTACCGTCCTCGTCAAGAACAACATCAGATTCCCTGCGTTCAACTTCATCCG GAGGAACATCCTCCCGCAGATGAACGACGCCTACCTGAGGAGCTGCCAGAGAGACAACGACTCGCTGTGTCCCATCTTCAGGTTGGGCGACATGGTTCGAGAGGCGGGGGAAAGGTTCTCTGACATGGCCATAGAG GGTGGCGTCATCGGCATGCTGATCAAGTGGGACTGTAACCTGGACTGGCTGACGAGGCGCTGCCTGCCGAAATACTCCTTCAGACGCCTGGATGAGAAAGAGAGCAACAAGACGCTGTACCCCGGCCTCAACTTCAG ATTCGCAAAGTACAACACGGTGAACGGAGCGGAGGAGAGGACGCTCTACAAAGCTTTCGGCATCAGGTTTGATGTCATGGTGTTCGGACAG GCGGGAAGATTCAGCTTCATTCAGCTCATCATCTACATCGGATCAACGCTGTCGTACTACGCTCTG ACCACCTTGTTTCTGGACTGGCTGATTGGAACCAGCTGTTACTCTGCAGAAGTTGGACAAATCTACTCCAAGAGGAAAGTGGAGTCGGTCCGAGACCAACGGAAG TGCGTCCTCTGTGTCTCGTACGTGGACGAGAACAACATTCGACTGGTGAAGAGATCACTGAAGAAAAGTTTACGAGACGTCAAACCGGTGTCTGTTCTCCCACGTCAG GAGGACACAGGACACCTGAGAGCTGTCCTCTGTCTGTTACAGCCGGGTGTCCACATGGATCAGGACGCTCGTCCTCCCCCCGACCAGGAAGCCGACCCAAAGCCCAAAGCCCCTCGTCCAGCCTGGTGTCGGTGTAACTGCTgcactccctcctctctcccgcAGGAGGAGCTGTGCTGCAGGCGGAGCGACGGCGCCTGCatcacctcctcccctctgttCAAGCAGCTGGTGCTCCATCGCCCCCTGTTGGAGGCTGTCCTCATGTACAGGGaccctctgtctccacctgctgATGGAGGCCTCACCTCGGCCCTGCGTCACTGTGCGTACAGACAGTACATCAGCTGGAGGTTTGGGGTCCCGCCTCCCGACGCCCACCCTGCCATCCCCAGCTGCTGCGTGCGGAGAGTCCGGGAGTCGTACCCGAGCCCGGACGGACGGTACAGCGGCTTCACTCCTGCCAGGACGGTGTCGATGCAGGGCTGCGCTGACGGACATGCGTGA
- the p2rx7 gene encoding P2X purinoceptor 7 isoform X4 gives MSRVFLFQVPSNGRTCKTDRDCERGAWDKQSHGILTGSCVKFDVLKKTCEVSAWCPIETKNTPPRPALLAAAENFTVLVKNNIRFPAFNFIRRNILPQMNDAYLRSCQRDNDSLCPIFRLGDMVREAGERFSDMAIEGGVIGMLIKWDCNLDWLTRRCLPKYSFRRLDEKESNKTLYPGLNFRFAKYNTVNGAEERTLYKAFGIRFDVMVFGQAGRFSFIQLIIYIGSTLSYYALTTLFLDWLIGTSCYSAEVGQIYSKRKVESVRDQRKCVLCVSYVDENNIRLVKRSLKKSLRDVKPVSVLPRQQEDTGHLRAVLCLLQPGVHMDQDARPPPDQEADPKPKAPRPAWCRCNCCTPSSLPQEELCCRRSDGACITSSPLFKQLVLHRPLLEAVLMYRDPLSPPADGGLTSALRHCAYRQYISWRFGVPPPDAHPAIPSCCVRRVRESYPSPDGRYSGFTPARTVSMQGCADGHA, from the exons ATGTCCAGAG TGTTTCTGTTCCAGGTTCCCAGTAACGGCCGGACGTGTAAGACTGACAGAGACTGTGAGAGAGGAGCCTGGGACAAACAGAGCCACG GGATTCTGACGGGATCGTGTGTGAAGTTTGACGTGTTGAAAAAAACCTGCGAGGTGTCGGCCTGGTGCCCGATAGAAACGAAGAACACTCCTCCGAG ACCTGCTCTTCTGGCAGCAGCTGAGAACTTTACCGTCCTCGTCAAGAACAACATCAGATTCCCTGCGTTCAACTTCATCCG GAGGAACATCCTCCCGCAGATGAACGACGCCTACCTGAGGAGCTGCCAGAGAGACAACGACTCGCTGTGTCCCATCTTCAGGTTGGGCGACATGGTTCGAGAGGCGGGGGAAAGGTTCTCTGACATGGCCATAGAG GGTGGCGTCATCGGCATGCTGATCAAGTGGGACTGTAACCTGGACTGGCTGACGAGGCGCTGCCTGCCGAAATACTCCTTCAGACGCCTGGATGAGAAAGAGAGCAACAAGACGCTGTACCCCGGCCTCAACTTCAG ATTCGCAAAGTACAACACGGTGAACGGAGCGGAGGAGAGGACGCTCTACAAAGCTTTCGGCATCAGGTTTGATGTCATGGTGTTCGGACAG GCGGGAAGATTCAGCTTCATTCAGCTCATCATCTACATCGGATCAACGCTGTCGTACTACGCTCTG ACCACCTTGTTTCTGGACTGGCTGATTGGAACCAGCTGTTACTCTGCAGAAGTTGGACAAATCTACTCCAAGAGGAAAGTGGAGTCGGTCCGAGACCAACGGAAG TGCGTCCTCTGTGTCTCGTACGTGGACGAGAACAACATTCGACTGGTGAAGAGATCACTGAAGAAAAGTTTACGAGACGTCAAACCGGTGTCTGTTCTCCCACGTCAG CAGGAGGACACAGGACACCTGAGAGCTGTCCTCTGTCTGTTACAGCCGGGTGTCCACATGGATCAGGACGCTCGTCCTCCCCCCGACCAGGAAGCCGACCCAAAGCCCAAAGCCCCTCGTCCAGCCTGGTGTCGGTGTAACTGCTgcactccctcctctctcccgcAGGAGGAGCTGTGCTGCAGGCGGAGCGACGGCGCCTGCatcacctcctcccctctgttCAAGCAGCTGGTGCTCCATCGCCCCCTGTTGGAGGCTGTCCTCATGTACAGGGaccctctgtctccacctgctgATGGAGGCCTCACCTCGGCCCTGCGTCACTGTGCGTACAGACAGTACATCAGCTGGAGGTTTGGGGTCCCGCCTCCCGACGCCCACCCTGCCATCCCCAGCTGCTGCGTGCGGAGAGTCCGGGAGTCGTACCCGAGCCCGGACGGACGGTACAGCGGCTTCACTCCTGCCAGGACGGTGTCGATGCAGGGCTGCGCTGACGGACATGCGTGA
- the p2rx7 gene encoding P2X purinoceptor 7 isoform X3 → MSRAVFLFQVPSNGRTCKTDRDCERGAWDKQSHGILTGSCVKFDVLKKTCEVSAWCPIETKNTPPRPALLAAAENFTVLVKNNIRFPAFNFIRRNILPQMNDAYLRSCQRDNDSLCPIFRLGDMVREAGERFSDMAIEGGVIGMLIKWDCNLDWLTRRCLPKYSFRRLDEKESNKTLYPGLNFRFAKYNTVNGAEERTLYKAFGIRFDVMVFGQAGRFSFIQLIIYIGSTLSYYALTTLFLDWLIGTSCYSAEVGQIYSKRKVESVRDQRKCVLCVSYVDENNIRLVKRSLKKSLRDVKPVSVLPRQQEDTGHLRAVLCLLQPGVHMDQDARPPPDQEADPKPKAPRPAWCRCNCCTPSSLPQEELCCRRSDGACITSSPLFKQLVLHRPLLEAVLMYRDPLSPPADGGLTSALRHCAYRQYISWRFGVPPPDAHPAIPSCCVRRVRESYPSPDGRYSGFTPARTVSMQGCADGHA, encoded by the exons ATGTCCAGAG CAGTGTTTCTGTTCCAGGTTCCCAGTAACGGCCGGACGTGTAAGACTGACAGAGACTGTGAGAGAGGAGCCTGGGACAAACAGAGCCACG GGATTCTGACGGGATCGTGTGTGAAGTTTGACGTGTTGAAAAAAACCTGCGAGGTGTCGGCCTGGTGCCCGATAGAAACGAAGAACACTCCTCCGAG ACCTGCTCTTCTGGCAGCAGCTGAGAACTTTACCGTCCTCGTCAAGAACAACATCAGATTCCCTGCGTTCAACTTCATCCG GAGGAACATCCTCCCGCAGATGAACGACGCCTACCTGAGGAGCTGCCAGAGAGACAACGACTCGCTGTGTCCCATCTTCAGGTTGGGCGACATGGTTCGAGAGGCGGGGGAAAGGTTCTCTGACATGGCCATAGAG GGTGGCGTCATCGGCATGCTGATCAAGTGGGACTGTAACCTGGACTGGCTGACGAGGCGCTGCCTGCCGAAATACTCCTTCAGACGCCTGGATGAGAAAGAGAGCAACAAGACGCTGTACCCCGGCCTCAACTTCAG ATTCGCAAAGTACAACACGGTGAACGGAGCGGAGGAGAGGACGCTCTACAAAGCTTTCGGCATCAGGTTTGATGTCATGGTGTTCGGACAG GCGGGAAGATTCAGCTTCATTCAGCTCATCATCTACATCGGATCAACGCTGTCGTACTACGCTCTG ACCACCTTGTTTCTGGACTGGCTGATTGGAACCAGCTGTTACTCTGCAGAAGTTGGACAAATCTACTCCAAGAGGAAAGTGGAGTCGGTCCGAGACCAACGGAAG TGCGTCCTCTGTGTCTCGTACGTGGACGAGAACAACATTCGACTGGTGAAGAGATCACTGAAGAAAAGTTTACGAGACGTCAAACCGGTGTCTGTTCTCCCACGTCAG CAGGAGGACACAGGACACCTGAGAGCTGTCCTCTGTCTGTTACAGCCGGGTGTCCACATGGATCAGGACGCTCGTCCTCCCCCCGACCAGGAAGCCGACCCAAAGCCCAAAGCCCCTCGTCCAGCCTGGTGTCGGTGTAACTGCTgcactccctcctctctcccgcAGGAGGAGCTGTGCTGCAGGCGGAGCGACGGCGCCTGCatcacctcctcccctctgttCAAGCAGCTGGTGCTCCATCGCCCCCTGTTGGAGGCTGTCCTCATGTACAGGGaccctctgtctccacctgctgATGGAGGCCTCACCTCGGCCCTGCGTCACTGTGCGTACAGACAGTACATCAGCTGGAGGTTTGGGGTCCCGCCTCCCGACGCCCACCCTGCCATCCCCAGCTGCTGCGTGCGGAGAGTCCGGGAGTCGTACCCGAGCCCGGACGGACGGTACAGCGGCTTCACTCCTGCCAGGACGGTGTCGATGCAGGGCTGCGCTGACGGACATGCGTGA